One window from the genome of Anguilla rostrata isolate EN2019 chromosome 5, ASM1855537v3, whole genome shotgun sequence encodes:
- the lrit3b gene encoding LOW QUALITY PROTEIN: leucine-rich repeat, immunoglobulin-like domain and transmembrane domain-containing protein 3b (The sequence of the model RefSeq protein was modified relative to this genomic sequence to represent the inferred CDS: inserted 2 bases in 1 codon; deleted 1 base in 1 codon), which translates to MEKSDRTFGIPTQAFTYKLAERRXLGVTYNSVTTVDAGSFYNLKGLRELRLDGNVLSLFPWESLRRACATLDLHNRSLVPGSPPGPAHSHLDLSSNKLTTLPSDLMDIWPPFSGAVRSASYSQRVVLGLCVQDNPWFCDCRISKLMELSKMAEPSVVLLDQLLVCSGPENLAGVPFQLAELDQCLKPTVMTSATKVTSDLGSNVLLRCDATGYPTPTLAWTKIDGPPINGTVVEETPGEGRRWSIISLNGVLFRDAGRYRCKAKNVAGTSEASITLLVMGLGSTTPPQLKESSQSAAASQSSTDSVLVTAVATATATATATAPPPSTATPAAATPTPTLPPVPTKQGQQGVPTGRPQPSRTGRRPVAADSGRNATAEGPAKAAIRGIRATEATAESVALLWAADKAWGDAQLTVVYSPYQEKDKQTATAPAASGRLVLTGLKSGRKYMACLIARGGQSRKDQCVTFSTLEGEERPNVALLVISGLACTLVLPLIGFLLYKIICLCCQKGGSPANHDQDTYVKFETLSLKQRTMGNAGNDLWTRRQTQESERMLLFSRSSIDSQMTYKSDSSRSEYLC; encoded by the exons ACCGGACATTCGGCATCCCCACCCAGGCGTTCACGTACAAACTGGCGGAGAGACG CCTCGGGGTCACCTACAACTCGGTGACGACCGTGGACGCCGGAAGCTTCTACAACCTGAAGGGCCTGCGCGAGCTCCGGCTCGACGGGAACGTGCTGTCGCTCTTCCCCTGGGAGTCGCTGCGGAGAGCCTGCGCGACGCTGGACCTGCAC AACCGCTCCCTCGTCCCCGGGAGTCCGCCTGGACCTGCGCACTCACACCTGGACCTCTCCAGCAACAAGCTGACCACCCTGCCCTCCGACCTCATGGACATATGGCCCCCCTTCTCCGGGGCGGTCCGGAGCGCCAGCTACTCGCAGAGGGTGGTGCTGGGACTAT GCGTTCAGGACAACCCCTGGTTCTGCGACTGTCGGATCTCCAAGCTGATGGAGCTGTCCAAGATGGCGGAGCCGTCGGTGGTGCTCCTGGACCAGCTGCTGGTCTGCAGCGGGCCGGAGAACCTCGCGGGCGTGCCCTTCCAGCTGGCCGAGCTGGACCAGTGCCTCAAGCCCACGGTCATGACCTCCGCCACCAAGGTCACCTCCGACCTGGGCAGCAACGTCCTGCTGCGCTGCGACGCCACCggctaccccacccccaccctcgccTGGACCAAGATCGACGGCCCGCCCATCAACGGCACAG TGGTGGAGGAGACCCCTGGAGAGGGCAGGCGGTGGTCCATCATCAGTCTTAACGGGGTCCTGTTCCGAGACGCGGGGCGGTACCGCTGCAAAGCCAAAAACGTGGCGGGCACATCCGAGGCGTCCATCACCCTGTTGGTCATGGGCTTGGGCTCCACCACCCCGCCCCAGCTGAAGGAATCCAGCCAATCCGCCGCGGCCAGCCAGTCGTCAACCGACTCCGTCCTGGTGACCGCcgtcgccacggcaacggcaACGGCAACGGCGACCGCGCCGCCCCCCAGCACGGCGACGCCGGCGGcggccacccccacccccaccctgccaccGGTCCCCACCAAGcagggccagcagggggtgccGACGGGCCGGCCACAACCGAGCCGCACGGGCCGGAGGCCGGTGGCGGCAGACAGCGGGAGGAACGCCACGGCGGAGGGACCCGCCAAGGCCGCCATCCGGGGCATCCGGGCGACGGAGGCGACGGCGGAGAGCGTGGCGCTGCTGTGGGCCGCGGACAAGGCGTGGGGCGACGCCCAGCTGACCGTGGTGTACTCCCCCTACCAGGAGAAGGACAAGCAGACGGCCACCGCCCCGGCTGCCTCCGGGAGGCTGGTCCTCACCGGGCTGAAGTCCGGGAGGAAGTACATGGCCTGCCTGATCGCCAGAGGGGGGCAGTCGCGCAAGGACCAGTGCGTCACCTTCTCCACCTTGGAAGGGGAGGAGCGGCCCAATGTGGCGCTCCTGGTCATCAGCGGCCTGGCCTGCACCCTGGTCTTGCCCCTCATTGGCTTCCTGCTGTACAAGATCATCTGCCTCTGCTGCCAGAAGGGCGGCAGCCCCGCCAACCACGACCAGGACACCTACGTCAAATTCGAGACTCTGTCTCTGAAGCAGAGGACCATGGGAAATGCGGGCAATGACCTGTGGACGCGGAGGCAGACTCAGGAGTCGGAGAGAATGCTGCTGTTCTCCAGGTCCAGCATTGACTCCCAGATGACCTACAAGAGCGACAGCTCCAGGTCTGAGTACCTGTGTTAG